A stretch of the Uranotaenia lowii strain MFRU-FL chromosome 3, ASM2978415v1, whole genome shotgun sequence genome encodes the following:
- the LOC129758587 gene encoding uncharacterized protein LOC129758587 isoform X2, giving the protein MSQDCFSYIPSVGEYFTEYKSVLIALLVVFTIALLGVTFLYVQVVKAIRKNYRQYNWLSLILCNGIYMIILIFSIVSLVVPVLSDRMDLLSFVALSWCIYAFFWYIRLNCGGDEELRNMYEMKSGELLTGGKIKRKLFRYFGKYSAIKFYIVQFPFVATIVSITEIAFYFVNEDRYYRIVFFFLPVSIVSIVLKFIAFLLLIRYIKSSYPDSLLELSNNL; this is encoded by the exons ATGAGCCAGGATTGCTTCAGTTATATTCCCTCGGTGGGGGAATATTTTACAG AATACAAATCAGTTCTGATAGCTTTACTAGTCGTGTTCACGATTGCACTACTCGGAGTAACATTCCTGTATGTGCAAGTTGTTAAAGCAATAAGAAAGAACTATAGACAGTACAACTGGCTTTCTCTTATTCTTTGTAATGGAATTTACATG ataattttgatattttcaatcgTTTCGTTAGTGGTCCCAGTTTTATCGGATCGAATGGACTTGCTTTCGTTCGTAGCTCTCTCGTGGTGTATTTATGCGTTTTTCTG GTATATCCGCCTAAATTGTGGTGGAGATGAAGAACTGCGAAATATGTACGAAATGAAAAGTGGTGAACTTCTTACCGGAGGCAAAATAAAACGAAAGCTTTTTCGATACTT TGGCAAATACTCGGCGATCAAATTTTACATCGTTCAATTTCCATTCGTAGCGACGATTGTTTCGATAACGGAAATAGCGTTCTATTTCGTAAATGAG gatCGATACTACCGAATTGTATTCTTTTTCCTGCCCGTATCGATTGTATCAAtcgttttaaagtttatagcTTTCCTTCTTCTCATACGGTACATAAAATCTAGCTATCCGGATAGTTTACTAGAG TTGTCAAACAACCTTTga
- the LOC129758587 gene encoding uncharacterized protein LOC129758587 isoform X1, producing MSQDCFSYIPSVGEYFTEYKSVLIALLVVFTIALLGVTFLYVQVVKAIRKNYRQYNWLSLILCNGIYMIILIFSIVSLVVPVLSDRMDLLSFVALSWCIYAFFWYIRLNCGGDEELRNMYEMKSGELLTGGKIKRKLFRYFGKYSAIKFYIVQFPFVATIVSITEIAFYFVNEDRYYRIVFFFLPVSIVSIVLKFIAFLLLIRYIKSSYPDSLLEKKFRLIRLVVLAVKIQVSILQAIFRQLHFDCDSYPGQAWSIYNFVKQPLIVAEISVLAYLTWKVYRSEAKK from the exons ATGAGCCAGGATTGCTTCAGTTATATTCCCTCGGTGGGGGAATATTTTACAG AATACAAATCAGTTCTGATAGCTTTACTAGTCGTGTTCACGATTGCACTACTCGGAGTAACATTCCTGTATGTGCAAGTTGTTAAAGCAATAAGAAAGAACTATAGACAGTACAACTGGCTTTCTCTTATTCTTTGTAATGGAATTTACATG ataattttgatattttcaatcgTTTCGTTAGTGGTCCCAGTTTTATCGGATCGAATGGACTTGCTTTCGTTCGTAGCTCTCTCGTGGTGTATTTATGCGTTTTTCTG GTATATCCGCCTAAATTGTGGTGGAGATGAAGAACTGCGAAATATGTACGAAATGAAAAGTGGTGAACTTCTTACCGGAGGCAAAATAAAACGAAAGCTTTTTCGATACTT TGGCAAATACTCGGCGATCAAATTTTACATCGTTCAATTTCCATTCGTAGCGACGATTGTTTCGATAACGGAAATAGCGTTCTATTTCGTAAATGAG gatCGATACTACCGAATTGTATTCTTTTTCCTGCCCGTATCGATTGTATCAAtcgttttaaagtttatagcTTTCCTTCTTCTCATACGGTACATAAAATCTAGCTATCCGGATAGTTTACTAGAG aaaaaatttcgCCTTATTCGATTGGTCGTGCTGGCAGTGAAAATTCAAGTTTCTATTCTTCAAGCAATATTTCGACAGTTGCATTTTGATTGTGACTCTTACCCAGGACAGGCATGGTCAATTTACAACT TTGTCAAACAACCTTTgattgttgctgaaatctctgTGCTGGCCTATTTAACGTGGAAAGTATACAGAAGTGAGGCTAAGAAATAA
- the LOC129753217 gene encoding arrestin domain-containing protein 2-like, producing the protein LNLFEHLKIKRHFKAFNSFFSITFLGICLRMNGCASTNWDAKAINGVDQKKRKTFFKGREDYFSTINYLVGSDVGNPLEVVAGTYSYPFTCTIPPNAPSSMDGKYGFIRYLVQIALERPWKHDLIYQTPISVRSDFDLNLRSDILGTPGKAEAITSFYFGMTDPLIVTAAIPRSGYAPGEVIELVIHVNNQSSVDVKEIDIKLQRIDTFISQIPHVDKHTECMILEERKIGKVSRRQNARFEENILIGAGIPSDQNLCSIIQVQYEIEVTVFPIRSRKRLTMKIPIVFGTKGMSTENSIYPQLIIDKQREALVGFQPSAPLVPQIADISTTVAPPSYAELRTSNAIASCSYSESSETIEVTVEHESEKGSEPYTPRDF; encoded by the exons TTAAACTTGtttgaacatttaaaaattaaaaggcattttaaagctTTCAATTCGTTCTTCAGCATCACTTTTTTAG GCATCTGTCTCCGGATGAATGGCTGTGCTTCCACCAACTGGGATGCTAAGGCGATCAATGGCGTTGATCAGAAGAAACggaaaacgtttttcaaagGACGAGAAGATTACTTCAGCACCATTAACTATCTGGTGGGATCGGATGTCGGAAACCCATTGGAAGTTGTAGCTGGCACTTATAGTTATCCCTTTACATGTACCATTCCTCCGAATGCTCCATCTTCGATGGACGGCAAGTACGGCTTCATTAGATATTTGGTTCAAATTGCGCTGGAACGTCCCTGGAAGCATGACTTGATCTACCAGACGCCCATCAGTGTTAGGAGTGATTTTGACCTCAATTTGCGGAGCGATATTCTTGGGACCCcgggaaaagcggaagccatAACTTCATTCTACTTCGGCATGACAGATCCGTTGATTGTTACGGCTGCGATTCCGAGATCTGGTTATGCACCAGGTGAAGTAATAGAGCTGGTCATCCACGTCAACAACCAATCCAGTGTTGATGTTAAGGAAATCGACATTAAGCTACAAAGAATCGACACTTTTATCAGTCAAATCCCTCACGTTGACAAGCATACAGAATGTATGATTCTTGAGGAACGAAAAATCGGCAAAGTGTCCCGAAGGCAAAATGCACGCTTtgaggaaaatattttaattgggGCCGGAATCCCAAGCGATCAGAACCTTTGCAGTATCATCCAAGTGCAGTACGAAATCGAGGTGACCGTATTCCCGATACGCTCCCGAAAACGGTTAACAATGAAAATTCCCATAGTTTTCGGAACCAAAGGAATGTCAACGGAAAACAGCATCTATCCTCAGCTGATCATCGATAAGCAACGGGAGGCACTCGTCGGTTTCCAACCGTCTGCTCCACTAGTTCCGCAGATCGCAGACATTTCAACAACAGTGGCTCCACCTTCCTATGCGGAACTGAGAACTTCGAACGCAATTGCATCTTGCTCGTACTCTGAATCATCCGAAACGATCGAGGTTACGGTGGAGCATGAAAGTGAAAAAGGTTCCGAACCTTACACTCCAAGAGATTTTTGA